GGAAAGCACGACGCCCGCGATGATGAACACGACCATGGTCTTGCTCAGTGTCCGCTCGGCCACTTCGAGAAAGCGCTTCACGGGGTTCTGAAACACGGCCAATGGTCCCCATAGCCGTCCGCCTTTGCGCGACCATTCGCACACAATGGGCAAGAACTCGATGTACAGCACCGTCAAGTAGGCCATCACGCACATGCCCACTTCGAATAGAACGGAATTTCCCTGCCACATCGTGGGCCAGGCCGGATGCCAGATATTGTAGTATCTCCCCAGGTCGACCATCAGACCCAGGCCCACGAACGTGTAGCCCAGCATTGCCGTGAGCAACGCCGGGCGCACCACCGGCAAGTAACGACCGCGATGAAAGATGTGCGTCAGTGCCGCGGACGTGAAACCACCCGCGGCCAGGGCCACGCCCGTCGCCACATCTACCGCAATCCAAAGTCCCCATGGATACCGATCGTCCAGGTTCGTCATCGACGCCAAACCAAACACGAACCTGTAGAGCGCCAATCCGCCTGCGATTGCGGCCAGCACCATCAATACGCCTACCCCCGGCGTGAAGAACTTCCGATTGACCGGCGCGGCGGCAAGACCATGCGCACTCATGAGACCCCCTTCGGCTTCGAAGAGGAGGCATCTTTGGCGGACGCAGCCCCGTGCGAAGAATCGTCTTTAAACGCGGTTATGGCCGCCCCCAACACGCCGAACAGCAACAGCGGCGGAATGCCGAACTTGAAGATGCTGTGCTGCAACGTCTCCGTGAGCTGCGGAATAGGTTTGTCACCCAACGTTAGAAATCCCAATTCCTCGAACGGCTTCGCGGCGAGATACAACCACCGCGTTCCGCCTACTTCGTGTTCGCCGTACACGTTGTTGACATACTTGTCCGGATACTTGGCAATCCTCTCGTGCGCCAGGGCCAGTAGCTCCGTCCGCTTTCCATATGTAAGGCACATGGGCGGGCACATCTCCGCGCACGCGGGAATCTTCGCTTCGTTCTTCACGCGCTCGAAACAGAACACGCATTTCCTCACGCGCGGCGTCAGGGGATCCGAGTACTCGTAAGCGGGCACTTCAAACGGGCACGCAACCATGCAATATCTGCAGCCCATGCATTTGCCCGCGTCATAGACAACGGCGCCGTTTTCGGCCGTAGTCAATGCGCCCACCAGGCACGCTGACACGCACGCAGGCTTCACGCAGTGCATGCATTGGCTCTTAACATAGATGGGTTGGTCGGGGGTGTTGGGCTGCGGGTACCGGTTTACGACGGTGTAGGCGTCGGCGACCATTCTTCGGGGCTGGTCGAATACCGACGTATCCTCGAACGACTCGCGCGAGCGCCCCGACAGTCCCTGGGCCTGGTCACACGCAAATTCGCATTTTCGGCATCCGATGCATTCCGTCGTGTCGACGAGCATCGCCATGCCATCGTCTTCCGTCGGGTCGTTGGATTCGCCGAGGGCCGGACCTGCACACATGCAGGTTGCGCCTGCCCCCAATAGATGCAGGAATCCTCTTCGATTGAGTTCCAAGGTGCTACCTCCAGATGCGCAGCCTCGCCGAGTTGCCTCGCAATCCTGCATTGAAAGGCGCTGGACGCAGTACTAGCCGCACAGCCGCAAGGGTCTGCCTGCCGATTCGCTGTTGGATTCCCCCGAGATGCTATTCTGCGAATCGACACAATGTGTTGTGCAAAATCCGTACCAGCAATCGCTGTTCTTTGGGTTTTCGGCGTAAGCCATGATAGGTACCGGCCTTAGCGCGTGGGTCCGTATTGCTCCAAAAGGTGACGAAATGTCCGAAGTACACACTTGCGCTCAGGACAGATGTGCTCACAGACAGCGAGAGGCGAGACCGGGGAATACAGTCAGCGGAATAGCCTCTTCAAACGAGACGTGACCTTCATCGCCTTGACCACGAGCGGAGGTAGCGCTGGCGGGGTAGAGACGTTTTCGGTAGTTGGTGCGTCCGCCTGGGGCGCACTCAGATCGGGAATCCCGCCCTCCGCGCTATACATCTTTTCGACAATGGCTAATACTTGACGCTTCACCAGCCGGCGCATTGGCGCTTTGGCGATTAGCCCATAGAGGGGGGCGCTGCCTTCAAACGCGGTATCGGGATGGTCTTTGACGTAAGCCACGGCCTCGCGCAGGTCATCCAGATAGGAGTCAACGATTTCTGCGTGGCCGGGATTTAGAATCATGTGCAGGCTTTCGGGGCGCTGCAGTCGATCGATGTGCCATTTGCGTGCCTCGAGCTGATCTCCGACGGCGTAGGTGCTTAAACCGGGAATACGTGCGCCGTAGGCGATGATCGACATGGCGGGCTTGCCCAACACTTCCAACTCGGGGATTGCGTTGATGCCCTCGTAGAATCGCTTCGTGACCACCATCACGCCCTTGGCGTTCTCGACATATCCACTGCGGCCCAGTGCATGCAAGGCGCCCCACGCTGCGGCAATCGCGCCGCCGGGCCGCGTTCCCGCCAAGGTCGGCGACGCATACACCCCGCCGCACCAATCCGTTGCGGCGCTGAACTGATACCGCAGGTAATCCATGCCGCGATACACGATTACGCTTGCCCCCTTGGCGGCGTAACCGTACTTGTGTACGTCCGCCGACATGGACGTCACTCCCGGTACGCGGAAATCGAATGGCGCAATGGGCGCTATTTGGTGCGCCGAACCAAGTTGCTCGACGAACGGCAGTAGAAATCCTCCGATACAGCCATCCACATGGACAGGCAATCCGCGCGATTGGCCCAGGGCGGCAATATCCGCTATGGGATCGACGACTCCGTAGGGATAGCACGCGGCACTTCCAACCACGGCGATGGTGTTGCGCGTGATTGCCCGCGCCATGGCATCCACATCCGCGCGAAAGTCCTTCTGTAGCGGCGTCGGAATCATCTTGACGTCGAAGTACTCGCCCGCTTTGAAGAACGCCGCGTGCGCGGATTCCGGCAAGACGATCTCCGGACGTCTCACCCACGGCCGGTGCTTGCGCGCGTGCTGTCGGTATGTCAGCACGGCCAACAGCAGACTCTCGGTACCCCCGGAAGTCATCGTCCCTACGACTGAATCATCGCCATGCAGCAAGTCCGCGGTGATGCGGACCACTTCATGTTCCATCCGCTGGAGACTCTGGAAGGCCATGGGATTCAGGCCATTCGTGGCCATGAACAAGTTGTGCGCCTGCCGAACAAATTCCGAATGGGCCTCGGAGTGGTCGTACACCAGTCCGAACGCCCGATGTTCTTTCCAGGCCACGTCACGGCGTGCCATCTCCTGCATTGCGTCCAGCAACGCCGGATGCGGCACGCCTTGTTCAGGCAACGTGGTTGCCATGCGGATCTATCCCCTCCCCCCGTTTCGGTCCGCTTCTTCTCGAATGGAACGCGCGACTATTTGGCTTTAATATCGTAGGCGTAAAGTGAACCGTCATACCGGACGTACAACCGTCCGCCAGCAATGGTCGGATGGGCCCAGTGCTTGTCCCTGCCCTTTGCAACGACAAAGGTCCCCGTTTTCTCGAACTTCTCGGGCGACGCCTTGACCAGGCTCATGATACCCTTCTTCGGACCTTCGTACGTGTACAGCATTCCGTCGGCGTACTCGACGACCGCCTGCGAAATCTCGTCGGCGCTCCACTTCACAGTGCCGGTCGCCAGTTCGATGCAGAACAGCTTGCCATTGTTGTGACCCGCACCGTAGATATAGCCGTCAAGCAACACAACGCCGTGGTGTTGGCAATCGAGGTTCTTGTCGGACCACTTGGGCGTCACGGAAGCACCGTCCTTCGAGACTTCAAGCATGCCACCGCCTGAGCCGTAGCCGGCCGTGTAATAGAGCATGTTTCCTTGGAGGACCGGAGTGACGGCATGAATGTCATAGTCGGTCTCGTGCTTGTGGGTCCAGAGGACCTTGCCATCCTTGGTGTCGACGCCGATCACGGACTTCGCCGTCATCGTTACCAGCACGCGGCGACCATCAAATTGAAAAACATCCGGTGCGCAATAGGCATGGGGCTCGCTGAATCCCTTCGTCGTCCAGACCGTGTCGCCGGTCATCTTGTTGAGTGCGACTACGGACGCATCCTGGCCGCCCGGCGTACAGAACACGAGATCGCCGTCCACGAGCACCGATTCCGCGATCGACCACGATACGTCCTGCCCGCCAAACTTGGTCTTCGTATCGACCTGCCAAATGGGCTTTCCATCCGCAGTGCTCATACACGTCAACACGCCCAGGCCGGAGATCACATAAAGGCGGTCTCCATCGATGGTCGGCGTCGTGCGCGAACCCGCAGCCTGCTTATCGAGTGTTTCCGTCCCGTAGGGCGACTTCCACTTCAGCTTTCCGGAAAGGTCGAGCGCAAACACGTATCCTTGATTGTCATCGAGCATCCCCGGAACGTAGATCGTGTCACCCACGACTGACGCCGAGGCGTATCCCGCGCCGATTCCATCCGATTTCCATAGCAGGGCCGGCCCCCCCTCAGGCCACGCCTTGAGCAGACCCGTATCGGCGAATTTGCCGTCCCTATCGGGACCTCTGAACTGCGGTGAATCCGCCCCCATGGCTACTACAGACCCTACGAGAAGAATGAGCAGAAACCCTGTCGTCTTTTTCATCTGAAACGCTCCATTGATAATTCTTTCGAATCATGGGACAATTGGGCAGCCAAGCATGTCTTGAAAAGGTACTTTATTTTAGGGCAGGAAGACTGCGGTTCACAAGACCCTTGACTCGTGCCCATGACATGCTCTTCACTGGCCTTGCTGCCGCCCGAAAGCGGTACACGGACGCATCAGGCCAAGGTATACGAGAACTCCATGCTCAAAGAAAACAAGAAGGGTTCTATCATGCGCGTGTTCCAATTCGGGGTTCGGTTCTCAACAGTGGCGCTATGCCTTGCAATGACCGTCGGCGCAATCGCCTTTGCGGAAGATTGGCCGCAGTTCCAGGGTCCAAACCGCGACGGTACGTCCGCTGAAAAGGGACTTCTTCGCGCTTGGCCCGAAAGCGGGCCCAAACTCCTTTGGTCAACCCCCGTCGGCGAAGGCTACGGCGGCCCTGCCATTCGCGATGGCGAGGTCTATGTCCTTGACCGCATCGAAGGCAAGAAAGACATACTCCGTTGCCTCGCGCTCGACTCGGGCAACGAACTCTGGCGATACGAATACGACGCCCCCGGCGAAGTTGGACATACGGGTTCCAGAACTCCTCCGACTGTTGACGAGAAATATGTCTATTCTGTTGGCATGATGGGCAACTTCCTCTGCATCGACCGCAAAACGCACCAGCCGGTGTGGCAGAAGAACCTTATGACCGACTACGGCTTGGAAGTTCCGCGCTGGGGATTTTCCCAGTCCCCATATCTCTACAAGAATCTCGTGATTGTGGCGCCGCAAGCCAAGGACGCCTTTGTTGTCGCGTACGACCGCGCCACGGGAAATGAAGTATGGAAGAGCCCGAGCCTGGGCCTTGTCGGTTATGTGCCGCCTATTGTTACCACGCTCGCAGGCGTCGATCAGGTGGTCATGATCGGCGCTTCCGACAAAGCAATGACCATCAAGGGCTCGGTTGCAGGGATATCCGTTGAAGACGGTTCTATCCTCTGGTCCTACGACGGATGGCAGTGCTTCATACCCATTCCATATCCGATGCCTCTCCCCGGCGACCGCCTCTTTGTTACCGGCGGATACAATGCGGGTACGGTGATGATTCAGGTTTCCAAGGCCGACTCGGGATTTGCCGTCAAAGAACTGTTCAAGCTCGATTCGAATGTGTGTGGTTCACAAATCCACCAACCCCTCTTTTACAAGGACCATCTCTATATCAACAACAACTCCAACGAGCGCATGCTCGGCATGACGTGTATGACACTCGATGGCACCGTGAAGTGGCGTACCGGCGAGAAGGAAGGGCTTCCCATGTTCGAACGCGGGAGTCTCATTCTTGCCGATGACATGATCATCTCGTTGGATGGCAAGTCAGGGGTTCTGTACCTTGTGTCGCCATCGCCCGATGGATATCAAGAGCTTGCCCATGCCCCTGTGGTCGAGGGGAGAGAGTTGTGGGCTCCGCTTGCGTTGTCGCAAGGAAAACTGATTGTCCGAAGCCAGGACACGATGAAGTGTTTTGACCTCAAGAACCCATAGAGCTGTCGCGCCCCCGAATCCCGGCGGCGCTCGGCATGAGAAGTACATTGCGCATCTCGTCAGTCTATCGCGTCTCGTTTGCGGCAGCCGGAACGTCTGCCTTCTCTCGGCGCGTCGATTCTGTCGGCAATGACAAAGTGAAGCGCGCCAAGACCCATGGAAGTAGCAGAATTCAGTAAAGACGATATCGAAGAGATTGTCGATTCGAGAGGCCGCAAACAGGAATCGCTTATCCCGATCCTTCAAGCCATTCAGGATCGATACCGGTTCCTGCCGGATCCCGCTCTTCAGCATGTCTCTGAAGTCACGGAAATATCGCCTGCGTCCATAGAGGGCGTAGTGTCGTTCTACGCCCAATTTCGCAGGAAGCCCGTGGGCCGGCACCTGATCAGCATTTGCGACGGCACGGCCTGCCACGTCAAAGGTTCCACCGAAGTTTACGAAGCAGTGGCGCGGCGACTGCGTCTTGATAATTGTGACGACACGGACGCCGAGGGTAGGTTCACGGTGCGCAAGGTCGCCTGCCTCGGTTGCTGCACGCTGGCGCCCGCCGTCCAGATTGATGAAATCACTAATGGCCATGTGCGGTCGGATTCAATCGACCGTCTGCTTGGCGAACACGTGCAGCGCGCCGCAGTCGTCCACCGGCACCCAGCGCCATTCCGCGCCATGCCGTCGCCGCCGGTAGCCGAAGTGCGTATTGGTCTCGGTTCCTGCTGCGTGGCAGGCGGCAGCGATAAAGTCCGCGAAGTTTTAGAAGAAACACTCGCGACGATTGACACGCCGGTTCGCATCAAACCGGTGAGCTGTGTTGGCATGTGCCATCAAACGCCCCTGCTTGAATTCGTGACGCCCAACTCACCGGCACGTCTTTACGCAAAGGTTCAGGCGGAAGATGTTCAGAATCTTGTGGCGAAACACTTCATTCCGAGCCGCATTTCCGCGCGTATCGCTTCAAAGACCAAGACGTGGCTAAACAGTCTCTATGCGTCGCCAGAAGACACGATCGAGACCCGTGTACTCGATACAAAAGGCGAGTCTGTCGCGGCTTTCACGGAGAAGCAGAAGCGGATAGCGACCGAGTATTGCGGTGAATTGGACCCGCTCGATATCGACGAGTATCAGCAGAAGAACGGGTTTGCGGCACTGCGCACGTGCCTGCAACATGAGTCGAACCCTGACGCCATCATCAGCATGGTGGACCGCAGCGGACTGCGAGGCCGCGGGGGCGCGGGTTTCCCGACCGGCCGCAAGTGGCGAGCCGTACGCGATGCATCAGGCGAGCGAAAGTTCATCGTCTGCAACGGCGACGAAGGCGACCCGGGCGCATTCATGGATCGCATGTTGCTCGAGTCCTATCCCTACCGTGTTTTGGAAGGCCTGCTCATAGCATCGCTGGCGGTTGGCGCGCGCGAAGGCGTGATCTATATTCGCGCCGAATACCCGCTCGCCGTCCGTCGCGTGAATGCCGCCATTGAACGCTGCGTTCAATCAGGTTTTCTGGGCGACGACATCCTTGGAAGCGGGCATTCCTTCCACGTCCGCGTCATGGAAGCCGCGGGCGCGTTTGTGTGCGGCGAAGAGACTGCGTTGCTGGCGTCCATCGAAGGCCGCAGAGGCATGCCCGCGTATCGACCGCCGTTTCCGGCAACACGCGGTCTTCACGACTGTCCCACGCTTGTGAACAATGTCGAAACGTATGCGCTCGTGCCTTGGATCGTACGAAACGGCCCCGAAGCCTTCGCGTCGCTTGGAACCGAGCGAAGCAAAGGCACGAAAGTCTTCTCGCTCACCGGCAAGATACGGCGCGGCGGCCTCATCGAAGTGCCAATGGGCATCACGATTCGCCAGATCGTGGAAGAAATCGGCGGCGGCCCACCCCATGGCCGCGCTTTCAAGGCCGTGCAAATCGGCGGACCATCCGGCGGCTGCATTCCTGCGTCACTCGCGGACACGCCGGTCGACTTCGAGGCGCTGGCGGATGTGGGCGCGATGATGGGGTCGGGTGGACTCGTCGTTCTTGACGACACCGATTGCATGGTGGAGATTGCGCGTTACTTCATTGCTTTTATGCAACACGAGTCGTGCGGCAAATGCACACCGTGCCGTGTCGGCACGACGCGTATGCTCGAGATTTTAACGCTGCTCTGCGAAGGCAAGGCCACATACGCGGATTTGGAGCAACTCGAGAGTCTCGCGCACAGCGTGAAACAGCTCAGCCTTTGCGGCCTTGGCAAAACGGCGCCCAATCCGGTCCTAACGACACTGAAATACTTCCGCGGCGAATTTATTGCTCACCTGGAAGGCCGCTGCCCTGCGCACGCGTGCCGGAAAATGGTACAGTACTCCATCAACGATGCATGCATTGGCTGTACAAAGTGCGCTCAGGAGTGTCCAGTGGATGCTATTGAAATGAGGCCGTACCAAATTCACGCGATTGATGACGCCTTGTGTACGCGCTGCGGCGCATGCCGCGAGATTTGCCCAACCGGCGCGGTCAATGTGGAATAGCCCATGCCCACACTTACTATTGACGGCAAGACAATCGACGTAGCCGAAGGCTGTACCGTTATGGAGGCCGCCCGTTCTAACGGCATCGAGATACCCGCGTTGTGCCACGTTCCCGGCGTTCATTCGCTCACATCGTGTATGGTGTGCGTTGTGAAGGACATTGCGCGAAACCGGTTGTTGCCGTCCTGCTCGGCGCCCGCTGAAGATGGTATGGACATTGATACGCGCGGGGCCGATATCTTTGACGCACGACGACGTGTACTTGAGATGCTGCTAAGTGAACACGTGGGCGATTGCGAAGCTCCGTGCAGGCACATATGTCCGGCGTCGCTGGATGTTTCCGCGATGATGGCCCGGATTGGGCTGGGCGACTACGAGGGAGCAGGGCGCATCGCGCGTGAACATCTTGTGCTCCCCGCTACGCTTGGATACGTGTGCACCGCACCGTGTCAACGCGGATGCCATCGCGCGGCCACGGACATGCCCCTTCAGATTCGCGAACTGCATCGCGTCGTGGCAGAGAGTTCGATTCGTGACGATGTCCCCGAGTGCGCCCCTCCAACGAATAAGCGTGTTGCTATTGTTGGTGCGAGCGCGGCTGGCCTTGCGGCCGCATACGTCTTGCTTAGACACGGCCACTCGTGCACTCTCTACGACAAGGCCCCGGTTGCAGGCCGGGTAATCCGCGAATATGCGGAGGAATCCCTTGACCCTGGTGTTCTTGACGCCGAAATCGGATTGATTCAACGCATGGGTGCGCGATTTATCTTGAATTGCCAGGTAGGGCTTGATATCTCCGTCGAGACTCTGCGTATGGAACACGATGCGATAATCGTCGCGTGCGACGACCTCGAACCGGCAGTAAACGGGGTCTTCTATGCAATCGAATACCCAATGACGGTGAATGCCGTGGCCGAAGGCAAGGCTGCTGCTCATCAAGCGCTCCATTACCTCAATGGCACTCCCGTGCCGCGGGCAATTTCGCGTTTCAATTCGAAGTTGGGCGAACTTCGCCCCGGTGAAGTGCCCGCGTTTCTTACGCGTCTCGACCCCATTCACGACGCCAAGAAGACACTAATCGCAAAGCTCCTTAAGTCGGTATTGGGCAAGCCATCTGTGAAGTCGCAATCGCATGCCGGCGATACGATAGTCGACGACCCCCAGCAGGAAGCCTCGTGGTGCATGCACTGCGAATGCCTCAAGCCCGTCTCATGCCGCTTGCGCCAATACGCGACCGATTACGCTGCCAGACAGGATGCGTTTCGTCTTGCGGCGCGCGCCAACGTTGCTCCGGCTTCCCGCTATGACCGCGTCGTTTTTGAACCGGGCAAATGCATCAAGTGCGGCTTGTGCGTGGAAGTGAGCCGCAATTCGAAATCTTCCGGTGGCATGGCATTCGAAGGCCGAAGTTATTCCGTCCGCGTGAAACCGCCGTTTGAACAAGAACTCGAAGAGGCCCTTGCCTCAAACGCCGAGCGATGCGTCCGCGTTTGCCCAACCGGCGCGCTTGCGTTCCGGCTCGGAGAGGTGCACCCCGCATGAAAGTGCTCAAGATCACTGCCGGCACCGGCGGCACGTTCTACTGTCAGAATTGCCTGCGAGACGGCGTGCTCGTGCGCGCGCTCCGGCGCCGCGGCTGTGATGTGCTCGTGGTTCCGCTCTATCTGCCAATCTTGATCGATGCGGAGGGCATGGCGCCCAAGACCCCCGTGTTCTTTGGCGGTGTGAACGTCTATCTCCAACAGCAACTCGGACTCTTCCGGAAAACACCCCGCTGGATCGATCGCCTGTTCGATTCGCCATGGGTACTCCGGCAGGCCGCTGCCCGCGAAGGTTCAACCAGCGCCGCAGAACTGGGTCCCATGACGTACTCCATGCTCCAGGGCCGTGAAGGCCGTCAACGCAAAGAGCTCGAACGTTTGCTGGAATGGCTGATCGAACAGGAGAAGCCCGACATTGTCCACATGTCCAACGCCTTGCTGCTCGGCGTTGCCAAAGAGGTCAAATCCGCGCTTAAAGTCCCCATCGTGTGCAGCCTGCAAGACGAAGACACGTGGCTCGACGCCATGACTCCCAATTGGCGCGACTATTGTTGGGAAATATTGGCCGAACGCGCGCGCGAAGTCGATGCGTTTGTCGCTGTGAGCAAGTGGTACGCCGACCGAATGATCTCGCGCCTGAAGATCCCCGCAGAGCGGGTATCGGTTATCCCGTTAGGCGTTGAGCTGGAAGAGACAGAACCGAGCCCCGTCGAGCGCGGGCCGCTTGCCATAGGCTACCTGTCGCGCATTTGTGGCTCGCTCGGTTTCGACCAACTCGTCGACGCCTTCATTCGATTAAAGCGCGTGCCGGGTCTTTATGACCTGCGACTGCGCGCCACCGGTGGTGTTACTTCCGGCGATCAGCGATTCCTGCAGACTATCAAACGCCGCCTCGCGGACGCCGCGTGCGAGGATTCTGTGGATATCGTCCCAGATTTCACCAAGACGTCCCGCAAGGACTTTCTACGGACGGTCTCCGTGCTCTCCGTGCCCGCGCCGCAAGGCGAAGCCTTCGGTCTTTTCGTCCTGGAAGCGGGTGGATGCGGCGTGCCCGTGGTACAGCCGGATACCGGCGCGTTCCGTGAAGTCGTCGAGATGACCGGCGGCGGGTTGGTCTACGATCCCAAAGACCCCGACGGCCTGTTCGAGAATCTTAAGAAGCTGTTGCTCGATCCAGAGCTCGCGAAAAGTCTTGGCGAGATGGCGCGTTCGACCGTGCGCGCTCAATACACAGGCGATGCCATGGCAGAGAAAATGGACGCAGTCTACAAAGCATTGGAAACGCGATGACGAACCGGTGTGCATCCGGCCTTTGGGCCATTGCATATCCTCTCATGCTCCTCACCTGCCTGAGTCTCGGTTGCGGAAGCGATCCGTCCACGCCCGAGCCATCCGCGGCGCCGATGCCGGACTCCGCGGCCGCTACACACGACGCGCCAAGCATCAAGCCCGAACCTCCTCCTCGCCCTACCGCACCGCTGTGGCCAACCTATCATGGCCCCGCTTCTCTGTGCGGTTACGCGGACGTGTCTATTGCCGACACCCTCGAACCTCGCTGGCGGGCGGAATTGGGCGCCGAGGTTTCCAAGACACCCGTCGCTGACAACGAGCGCATCTACGCCGCAAATTCGAACGGTGAGATCCACGCGTTGGACTTCTCCGGCAAACCGATATGGACCCGCGCACTTACGGAAACACTGGTCGAAGGCAAACCTCCGAGTGCCGCCAGCATTGATGCTCCACTCGCGTTGTTCGAGTCGACGCTCATCGCATGTTCCTCAGGCGGTACCGTTTTCGCTCTCGATCCCGCCACCGGCGAGACACGTTGGGAAAGTAACGCGCATGTGCCGTTGCTGGGCTCGCCCAATCTCGCTATTCTCGACACGTCGGAGGCCAACCCTCGGCGCCTCCTTCTCATCGATCAGGCGCAGGGGTCGTTGCATGCGCTCGATTTCGACACAGGCAAGCCCATCTGGAAAAGCAAGGGCATTGCTCGCTGCGACGGATCTCCGGCCGCAACCGCGGAAGTCGTGATATTTGGGAGCTGCAACGCAGCCCTTCACTTCTTCTCCACCAAAGACGGCTCGCTGGTCCGTGAAGTCGACATGGGAACCGACTGTGAAATCGCAGGAGGAGTCGCACTGAGCGGAGACTCCGCGTACTCGGGAAGCCGCTGCGGCAAATTCGTGCAAGTCAACGTGCGCACCGGTGCCATCGTGTGGGAAAACACCGAGTGCGAAGGCGAAGCCATGGAGACGCCCGCAGTCAGCGAATCCAGCGTTGCGTTTACCGCCAACGACGGGTGCGTCTATCTTCTCGAACGCGCCTCCGGAAAACTCAAGTGGCGCACGAAGCTCGAAGACACGCCGTCCTCCCCTGTGCTCGTGCGAAACAAAGTGGTTGTCTCCGCGGACGGCAAGTTGCACGTCCTCGCT
This is a stretch of genomic DNA from Candidatus Hydrogenedentota bacterium. It encodes these proteins:
- a CDS encoding 4Fe-4S dicluster domain-containing protein, coding for MELNRRGFLHLLGAGATCMCAGPALGESNDPTEDDGMAMLVDTTECIGCRKCEFACDQAQGLSGRSRESFEDTSVFDQPRRMVADAYTVVNRYPQPNTPDQPIYVKSQCMHCVKPACVSACLVGALTTAENGAVVYDAGKCMGCRYCMVACPFEVPAYEYSDPLTPRVRKCVFCFERVKNEAKIPACAEMCPPMCLTYGKRTELLALAHERIAKYPDKYVNNVYGEHEVGGTRWLYLAAKPFEELGFLTLGDKPIPQLTETLQHSIFKFGIPPLLLFGVLGAAITAFKDDSSHGAASAKDASSSKPKGVS
- a CDS encoding aminotransferase class V-fold PLP-dependent enzyme, yielding MATTLPEQGVPHPALLDAMQEMARRDVAWKEHRAFGLVYDHSEAHSEFVRQAHNLFMATNGLNPMAFQSLQRMEHEVVRITADLLHGDDSVVGTMTSGGTESLLLAVLTYRQHARKHRPWVRRPEIVLPESAHAAFFKAGEYFDVKMIPTPLQKDFRADVDAMARAITRNTIAVVGSAACYPYGVVDPIADIAALGQSRGLPVHVDGCIGGFLLPFVEQLGSAHQIAPIAPFDFRVPGVTSMSADVHKYGYAAKGASVIVYRGMDYLRYQFSAATDWCGGVYASPTLAGTRPGGAIAAAWGALHALGRSGYVENAKGVMVVTKRFYEGINAIPELEVLGKPAMSIIAYGARIPGLSTYAVGDQLEARKWHIDRLQRPESLHMILNPGHAEIVDSYLDDLREAVAYVKDHPDTAFEGSAPLYGLIAKAPMRRLVKRQVLAIVEKMYSAEGGIPDLSAPQADAPTTENVSTPPALPPLVVKAMKVTSRLKRLFR
- a CDS encoding PQQ-like beta-propeller repeat protein; its protein translation is MKKTTGFLLILLVGSVVAMGADSPQFRGPDRDGKFADTGLLKAWPEGGPALLWKSDGIGAGYASASVVGDTIYVPGMLDDNQGYVFALDLSGKLKWKSPYGTETLDKQAAGSRTTPTIDGDRLYVISGLGVLTCMSTADGKPIWQVDTKTKFGGQDVSWSIAESVLVDGDLVFCTPGGQDASVVALNKMTGDTVWTTKGFSEPHAYCAPDVFQFDGRRVLVTMTAKSVIGVDTKDGKVLWTHKHETDYDIHAVTPVLQGNMLYYTAGYGSGGGMLEVSKDGASVTPKWSDKNLDCQHHGVVLLDGYIYGAGHNNGKLFCIELATGTVKWSADEISQAVVEYADGMLYTYEGPKKGIMSLVKASPEKFEKTGTFVVAKGRDKHWAHPTIAGGRLYVRYDGSLYAYDIKAK
- a CDS encoding PQQ-like beta-propeller repeat protein — encoded protein: MTCSSLALLPPESGTRTHQAKVYENSMLKENKKGSIMRVFQFGVRFSTVALCLAMTVGAIAFAEDWPQFQGPNRDGTSAEKGLLRAWPESGPKLLWSTPVGEGYGGPAIRDGEVYVLDRIEGKKDILRCLALDSGNELWRYEYDAPGEVGHTGSRTPPTVDEKYVYSVGMMGNFLCIDRKTHQPVWQKNLMTDYGLEVPRWGFSQSPYLYKNLVIVAPQAKDAFVVAYDRATGNEVWKSPSLGLVGYVPPIVTTLAGVDQVVMIGASDKAMTIKGSVAGISVEDGSILWSYDGWQCFIPIPYPMPLPGDRLFVTGGYNAGTVMIQVSKADSGFAVKELFKLDSNVCGSQIHQPLFYKDHLYINNNSNERMLGMTCMTLDGTVKWRTGEKEGLPMFERGSLILADDMIISLDGKSGVLYLVSPSPDGYQELAHAPVVEGRELWAPLALSQGKLIVRSQDTMKCFDLKNP
- a CDS encoding NAD(P)H-dependent oxidoreductase subunit E yields the protein MEVAEFSKDDIEEIVDSRGRKQESLIPILQAIQDRYRFLPDPALQHVSEVTEISPASIEGVVSFYAQFRRKPVGRHLISICDGTACHVKGSTEVYEAVARRLRLDNCDDTDAEGRFTVRKVACLGCCTLAPAVQIDEITNGHVRSDSIDRLLGEHVQRAAVVHRHPAPFRAMPSPPVAEVRIGLGSCCVAGGSDKVREVLEETLATIDTPVRIKPVSCVGMCHQTPLLEFVTPNSPARLYAKVQAEDVQNLVAKHFIPSRISARIASKTKTWLNSLYASPEDTIETRVLDTKGESVAAFTEKQKRIATEYCGELDPLDIDEYQQKNGFAALRTCLQHESNPDAIISMVDRSGLRGRGGAGFPTGRKWRAVRDASGERKFIVCNGDEGDPGAFMDRMLLESYPYRVLEGLLIASLAVGAREGVIYIRAEYPLAVRRVNAAIERCVQSGFLGDDILGSGHSFHVRVMEAAGAFVCGEETALLASIEGRRGMPAYRPPFPATRGLHDCPTLVNNVETYALVPWIVRNGPEAFASLGTERSKGTKVFSLTGKIRRGGLIEVPMGITIRQIVEEIGGGPPHGRAFKAVQIGGPSGGCIPASLADTPVDFEALADVGAMMGSGGLVVLDDTDCMVEIARYFIAFMQHESCGKCTPCRVGTTRMLEILTLLCEGKATYADLEQLESLAHSVKQLSLCGLGKTAPNPVLTTLKYFRGEFIAHLEGRCPAHACRKMVQYSINDACIGCTKCAQECPVDAIEMRPYQIHAIDDALCTRCGACREICPTGAVNVE
- a CDS encoding (2Fe-2S)-binding protein is translated as MPTLTIDGKTIDVAEGCTVMEAARSNGIEIPALCHVPGVHSLTSCMVCVVKDIARNRLLPSCSAPAEDGMDIDTRGADIFDARRRVLEMLLSEHVGDCEAPCRHICPASLDVSAMMARIGLGDYEGAGRIAREHLVLPATLGYVCTAPCQRGCHRAATDMPLQIRELHRVVAESSIRDDVPECAPPTNKRVAIVGASAAGLAAAYVLLRHGHSCTLYDKAPVAGRVIREYAEESLDPGVLDAEIGLIQRMGARFILNCQVGLDISVETLRMEHDAIIVACDDLEPAVNGVFYAIEYPMTVNAVAEGKAAAHQALHYLNGTPVPRAISRFNSKLGELRPGEVPAFLTRLDPIHDAKKTLIAKLLKSVLGKPSVKSQSHAGDTIVDDPQQEASWCMHCECLKPVSCRLRQYATDYAARQDAFRLAARANVAPASRYDRVVFEPGKCIKCGLCVEVSRNSKSSGGMAFEGRSYSVRVKPPFEQELEEALASNAERCVRVCPTGALAFRLGEVHPA